A region of Antedon mediterranea chromosome 8, ecAntMedi1.1, whole genome shotgun sequence DNA encodes the following proteins:
- the LOC140057154 gene encoding uncharacterized protein — protein MEDTMLQSSGKIIRHNTQLLKDDIDIMKDSLDDNRPNTSETRSSEESRLMDGSPDKYEDAGSEGSIETEKQYQEDLKERVKRSFAELGLNPDEIPQNRERSISPTDSLDKDYKDNDENDDVLRDSIEDNYKQKEDNNKFVIPKYEAYPAGPQPVEDNKEELNKNYSTEKQEQVLQYNNNNSGGIIDNDNDENDNSDYQHHTTLPINDYLQLGKNSGNSLQQNQETNQHFSGLNPHVELNSRTRSAEKTFSPVNSPVSVSKPPSGKTIISSASKKKESKNDLVETLPGGEKVRVEYISDDSGDDDEHYVDEKGSPIHFDADAKEKARQQMYKIKPRPPATPVDSAKKSSQLRRYSLERQKTPSKDQLSTDAGILSIEKVPDSYEEPLITTSHTAGSGQLDGSIPNLMNDDTSRNASALSEKSAESTRKFVDAEVYAKLQLKSQQKIKNREASTDRKKGSGKTHQTTSRHSSSKGVKSERPSRNTSTSKIQRQLEDKRNTPLPINNDKHYYNENTHTDTQLENERVKVESDHNQQNDSLVEGQPVASEMPYKQQEYQQTVNQQSYAGHMQSPQNPAHPIQPAYHQLIPVQQQPQHIPYSQIPYQGPVPQFQYPPGTYQGPIQQQHHPVPYHGPLVYQYGNGSQIYQSNQQNQLNLHNHQHNQSAVNFMPSYPDNQLIHHANQSQQQGQLAFHSSHMYPSPHPAQQQFYQELQHQQYQHMSHPQMNVQFGIQHFEQHQQQEEEIPPLDLRGIDEDYPQQQARNSPQANVSNRKKNMDKINFIEQNKVKLRKDLPQRGYLDRYKQDINPKKPLPSISRTNSEDSYDNWPQTEDEQTWITDPGTDRRRFMELPRQQSDTAVRYSNTDLRNSLSDNQIQSAPVDFQTRTLHHPHHESESPSWPQFNTDEESHIQFTSFSADHATSYARMQYKPKVMSKFESSPWSSIQRPGPYPVLPNITDTDELRKSEDGYLAKLQKAKKEPQYKKYTLKDYQKLKVDTRLGGLGPDTEATQEKKEKSNRQREYARQVMIKNRKAFKQLKTQNWMPSPESPQEKGPTKRDIAIEYSKRVPKPRLPTPPEEKHERIYGASDRNVDTTNEMKLLEQLRLRHEKEKQEVEKLKSEIRT, from the exons atggaaGATACCATGTTACAAAGTTCTGGTAAAATTATCAGACAcaatactcagttattgaaggATGACATTGACATTATGAAGGACAGTCTTGATGATAACAGACCTAATACTTCAGAAACACGTTCATCTGAAGAAAGCAGGTTAATGGATGGATCACCTGATAAATATGAAGATGCAGGGTCAGAGGGCAGCATTGAAACCGAGAAACAGTATCAGGAAGATCTGAAAGAACGAGTTAAACGATCATTTGCAGAACTTGGATTGAATCCTGATGAAATTCCTCAAAATAGGGAAAGGTCAATAAGCCCCACAGATTCACTTGATAAAGATTATAAAgacaatgatgaaaatgatgatgtatTGAGAGATTCTATTGAagataattataaacaaaaagagGACAATAATAAGTTTGTAATACCAAAATATGAAGCATATCCAGCTGGGCCACAGCCGGTTGAAGATAATAAGgaagaattaaataaaaattattctactgaGAAACAGGAACAGGTgttacaatacaataacaacaatTCAGGAGGAATTatagataatgataatgatgaaaatgataattcTGATTACCAACATCACACTACATTACcaattaatgattatttacaacTTGGGAAAAACTCTGGAAACAGCTTGCAGCAAAACCAAGAAACTAATCAACATTTCTCTGGACTAAATCCACATGTTGAATTGAACAGTAGGACAAGATCAGCAGAAAAGACATTTTCTCCAGTGAATAGTCCTGTTAGTGTCAGCAAGCCACCATCAGGAAAAACTATTATTTCATCTGCTTCTAAAAAAAAGGAGAGTAAGAATGATTTGGTAGAAACACTTCCTGGAGGTGAAAAAGTTCGAGTTGAGTATATATCTGATGATAGTGGGGATGATGATGAACATTATGTTGATGAAAAAGGAAGTCCAATTCATTTTGATGCGGATGCAAAGGAGAAGGCACGTCAACAAATGTACAAAATTAAACCAAGACCTCCAGCCACACCTGTAGATTCAGCTAAAAAGTCAAGTCAATTGAGGCGGTACTCGCTTGAGAGACAGAAAACACCATCCAAAGATCAATTGAGTACAGATGCTGGGATACTAAGTATAGAAAAGGTGCCAGACAGCTATGAGGAGCCACTTATTACAACATCCCATACAGCTGGCTCCGGACAGCTTGATGGATCCATCCCAAATCTAATGAATGATGATACTAGCAGAAATGCTTCAGCATTGTCTGAAAAAAGTGCTGAAAGTACAAGAAAATTTGTTGATGCTGAGGTCTATGCAAAGCTACAGTTGAAATCACAGCAGAAGATAAAAAATAGAGAAGCCTCAACAGACAGGAAGAAAGGATCTGGAAAAACTCATCAAACAACATCAAGACATTCTTCAAGTAAAGGTGTAAAAAGTGAAAGACCATCAAGAAACACATCTACTAGTAAGATACAAAGGCAATTAGAGGACAAGAGAAACACCCCACTTCCAATTAATAATGATAAGCATTACTACAATGAAAACACTCATACAGATACCCAGTTAGAAAATGAAAGAGTAAAAGTGGAAAGTGATCACAACCAGCAAAATGATTCACTTGTTGAAGGACAACCTGTAGCATCTGAAATGCCTTATAAGCAACAAGAATACCAGCAAACTGTGAATCAACAAAGTTATGCAGGCCATATGCAAAGTCCTCAAAACCCAGCCCATCCCATACAACCAGCATATCATCAACTAATACCTGTGCAGCAGCAACCACAACATATTCCTTATTCTCAGATTCCATATCAAGGACCAGTGCCACAGTTTCAGTATCCTCCAGGAACATATCAGGGACCAATCCAACAACAACACCATCCTGTACCTTACCATGGTCCTTTGGTTTACCAATATGGTAACGGGAGTCAAATTTACCAATCGAATCAACAAAATCAGCTTAATTTACATAATCATCAACATAATCAAAGTGCAGTGAACTTCATGCCTTCATATCCTGATAACCAATTGATACATCATGCCAACCAAAGCCAACAACAGGGACAGCTGGCATTTCACAGTTCACATATGTACCCAAGCCCACATCCTGCACAGCAGCAATTTTATCAAGAACTACAGCATCAACAATACCAGCATATGAGTCACCCACAAATGAATGTGCAATTTGGAATACAGCATTTTGAGCAGCATCAGCAGCAAGAAGAAGAGATCCCACCTCTTGACCTGAGAGGCATTGATGAAGATTACCCACAGCAGCAGGCACGGAATTCACCTCAAGCAAATGTGTCGAACAGAAAGAAAAATATggataaaattaatttcattgaaCAGAATAAAGTGAAATTGAGGAAGGATTTGCCACAGAGAGGTTATTTAGATAGATATAAACAAGATATTAATCCAAAGAAACCACTACCATCAATATCAAGGACTAATTCAGAAGACAGTTACGATAACTGGCCACAAACAGAGGATGAACAAACATGGATCACAGATCCTGGAACAGATAGGAGGCGTTTTATGGAATTACCACGGCAGCAGTCGGATACAGCAGTACGATACTCCAATACAGATCTTAGAAATTCATTGTCAGATAATCAGATTCAGAGTGCTCCTGTTGATTTTCAAACAAGAACATTACATCATCCACATCATGAAAGTGAATCACCATCCTGGCCACAATTCAACACTGATGAAGAATCCCACATTCAGTTTACCAGCTTTTCAGCGGATCATGCTACATCGTATGCCCGCATGCAGTACAAGCCAAAGGTCATGTCAAAGTTCGAAAGCAGTCCGTGGTCATCAATACAAAGACCAGGGCCATACCCAGTTCTGCCAAACATTACAGATACAG ATGAATTACGTAAAAGTGAAGACGGATATCTTGCTAAATTACAGAAAGCTAAAAAAGAACCGCAATATAAAAAGTATACTCTTAAAGATTACCAGAAACTAAAAGTAGACACCAGATTAGGAGGCTTAGGTCCAGATACTGAAGCAACTCAAGAAAAG AAAGAAAAATCAAATCGCCAAAGAGAATATGCGAGACAAGTCATGATTAAAAACCGCAAAGCATTCAAACAGTTGAAAACACAAAATTGGATGCCATCGCCAGAATCACCTCAGGAAAAAGGACCGACTAAAAGAGATATT GCTATTGAATACTCTAAGAGGGTTCCTAAACCACGCTTACCAACACCACCTGAAGAAAAACATGAAAGGATATATGGTGCATCAGACAGAAATGTTGATACCACAAACGAAATGAAACTGTTAGAACAGTTACGATTACGTCATGAGAAGGAAAAACAAGAAGTGGAAAAACTCAAAAGTGAAATACGAACTTGA
- the LOC140056741 gene encoding large ribosomal subunit protein mL41-like, with amino-acid sequence MPFLSNLFRGLRGADKHSPMTSKRGNKHYHPNRGTQSTVIRYGRRVVNIPEKIPEFIVPDLSNFQLKPYVSYKAVKPNEEPITAKQIFDACIAPKLIEDFKETDKEKKLTENVTR; translated from the exons atgccgttcctttctaatttatttagAGGGCTCAGGGGGGCTGATAAACATTCTCCAATGACAAGCAAACGAGGAAACAAACATTATCATCCAA aTCGTGGTACACAATCAACAGTTATCAGGTATGGAA GGAGAGTTGTAAATATTCCTGAAAAAATTCCAGAATTTATTGTTCCAGATTTGAGCAATTTTCAA CTCAAGCCGTATGTTTCATACAAAGCTGTAAAACCAAATGAGGAACCTATTACCGCTAAACAGATATTTGATGCTTGTATTGCTCCTAAACTTATTGAGGATTTTAAAGAGACAGATAAAGAGAAGAAACTAACAGAAAATGTTACTAGGTGA